GCTGGAGCGCATGCAAGTTCTCTATCTGGGATTTTTATATTGTATCTATGGATTGCTCTTTCCATAACTTTTAAATAATCGCTGCAAATTTGATGTCCATATCCTCTGCTTCCAGTATGAATCATTACAGTTATTTGATTTTCGTGAGTTATTCCAAAAGCTTTTGCAATTTCACGATCGAATATTTTATCTACACGTTGAACTTCTAAGAAATGATTTCCTGAGCCTAAAGTTCCTATTTGAGCCATTCCTCTATCTTTTGCTACAGGAGAAACTTTGTTTGGGTCTGCACCTTCTAAAGCACCTTCTTCTTCAATATGCTTTATATCTTCACTCCATCCTAGGCCATAATTATCTATTATGTATTTTGCTCCTTCAATAGCGATTCTATCAAGTGTTGAATGTGTTACTTTGAAATCTTTCCTTCTACTTCCTAGTCCTGATGGAACATTGTTAAAAAGTGTTGTCATTAATTCTTGCAAATGTGGTCTAACATCTTTTTCATCTAAGTTTGTTGTTAATAATCTTACACCACAATTGATATCGTAACCAACTCCTCCTGGCGATATCACTCCATCAGTGGCATCCATTGCAGCTACTCCGCCTATTGGGAACCCATAACCTTCATGGCCGTCAGG
This genomic window from Nitrososphaerota archaeon contains:
- a CDS encoding RtcB family protein gives rise to the protein PDGHEGYGFPIGGVAAMDATDGVISPGGVGYDINCGVRLLTTNLDEKDVRPHLQELMTTLFNNVPSGLGSRRKDFKVTHSTLDRIAIEGAKYIIDNYGLGWSEDIKHIEEEGALEGADPNKVSPVAKDRGMAQIGTLGSGNHFLEVQRVDKIFDREIAKAFGITHENQITVMIHTGSRGYGHQICSDYLKVMERAIHRYNIKIPDRELACAPASSPEAQQYFSAMACAVNYAFANRQAITHWVRQSFEKVFKTSAENLGMKLVYDVAHNIAKLEEHRVNGEKRKVYVHRKGATRAFPPNHPQIPSDYRSIGQPVIIPGSMGTASWLLVGTEKAMELSFGSTAHGAGREMSRAGAKRQLTAAYVEESLRRKGIVARAASKAVLVEEADESYKNVDKVVEVSHNVGIALKVARLVPIGVAKG